Proteins from a single region of Leptospira brenneri:
- a CDS encoding DUF4436 family protein has protein sequence MTPIKSLVSSNRFQLISFLLILIAGSYLASVRYFIKDKSDFASFTDVDIDHIKTSVITADVRSVEIDKREAKVELRIYLAEELALNRRSDTPNEELRLISYSSNEEFVLKAKQPIRKILITLPLVGTITDYPFDTFQATLSLGFSKKISDLETVGIPLVLNMQSPIASYKLEFFEKLIEDFWVDRNTGNVERLIQVARTKSNQFVSVFIMVIMFCIGLTIILITTRILLYQKGIQAFELFFISILLLVLPALRNAQPGIPGFGVLSDYLSFFWALGLTAISLLILLIYWHFFKEKAANPNKLG, from the coding sequence ATGACTCCAATTAAAAGTTTAGTTTCATCTAATCGTTTCCAGTTAATTTCTTTTCTTCTTATTTTGATTGCAGGAAGTTACTTGGCCAGTGTTCGCTACTTCATCAAAGACAAATCAGATTTCGCATCCTTCACCGACGTAGACATTGACCATATAAAGACATCTGTAATCACTGCGGATGTCCGTTCTGTAGAAATTGATAAAAGAGAAGCAAAAGTTGAATTGAGAATTTATCTCGCAGAAGAATTGGCTCTGAATCGTAGATCCGATACACCCAATGAAGAACTTCGTTTGATTTCCTATAGTAGTAATGAAGAGTTTGTTCTTAAAGCAAAACAACCCATTCGAAAAATACTCATCACCTTACCGTTAGTTGGGACAATTACCGATTATCCTTTTGATACTTTCCAAGCGACTCTTAGTTTAGGTTTTTCCAAAAAAATCTCAGACTTAGAAACTGTTGGAATCCCGCTTGTGTTAAATATGCAATCACCAATCGCAAGTTACAAACTTGAGTTTTTTGAAAAACTTATCGAAGATTTCTGGGTTGATAGAAACACAGGGAACGTAGAGCGATTGATTCAAGTAGCAAGGACTAAAAGTAACCAATTTGTTTCTGTATTTATCATGGTGATCATGTTTTGTATTGGACTTACAATCATCTTGATTACAACGAGAATTCTACTCTACCAAAAAGGAATCCAAGCCTTTGAATTGTTTTTTATCTCAATCCTACTACTTGTGTTGCCAGCCCTCCGGAACGCTCAACCAGGAATTCCAGGATTCGGAGTACTTTCGGATTATCTTTCCTTTTTCTGGGCGCTTGGTTTAACAGCCATTTCACTACTCATCCTACTCATTTACTGGCATTTTTTTAAAGAGAAAGCAGCTAACCCCAACAAATTGGGCTAG
- a CDS encoding DUF1554 domain-containing protein yields MRTKGLISLTFIITFSLYRCALISDFALNHSSSNLNLSTLLLGLSQYSENGIILSGSLKNANGSVGSDTEIKVTSASKEYTTTSDSKGNWEIKLSDDQTPLDLKLSASPNKDIAANFNIGISENESILQTTVSKIGGQLELTCGARRQSNNVTPHNLIIQGQEIVLTEGREGIFLKLKLDKKPNLSNTYVFAAHTWIYPRTYYGDYTRHLKPLPVVVDPPQLTFTKENYNQEQEIYIKALPDTNALNEYGFLSVISSGGLVIELYRSVTIYDTNAKHLFLTASKFYSDMGGIQGADVKCALDSNHPSKGIYKAMLVTQSTASFKRIACKTYACDSKEENENWVFQPLTTYNRSSDGVAVFDTDDRSLIKENTLRGFPDAGIISEDMEGGFWTGLGDGTVPTKDWRANEDPTGSRSTCNNWSGESYYVNGSLGQAGNLSGSFLNGGGGNCVNVEKQFSYPTQHRLLCIEQ; encoded by the coding sequence ATGAGAACAAAAGGATTAATTTCCCTGACATTTATTATCACCTTTTCCTTATATAGGTGCGCCCTTATCTCCGATTTCGCATTGAATCATTCCTCATCCAATTTGAATTTATCCACTCTCTTACTTGGATTGAGCCAGTATTCAGAAAACGGCATTATTTTATCCGGATCTTTAAAAAATGCCAACGGTAGCGTAGGATCAGATACCGAAATAAAAGTAACATCAGCATCAAAAGAATATACAACAACTTCAGACTCAAAAGGTAACTGGGAAATAAAATTATCCGATGATCAAACACCCCTAGACCTGAAATTATCCGCATCCCCAAACAAGGATATTGCTGCTAACTTTAACATTGGGATCTCTGAGAACGAAAGCATTCTTCAGACAACTGTCTCTAAAATTGGCGGACAACTAGAGTTAACCTGTGGTGCCAGACGACAATCGAACAATGTTACCCCGCATAACCTCATCATCCAAGGTCAAGAAATTGTATTAACTGAAGGCCGAGAAGGAATATTTCTCAAACTCAAACTTGATAAAAAACCGAATTTGTCAAATACATATGTTTTTGCAGCTCATACATGGATTTACCCGCGAACTTATTATGGCGATTATACTCGACATCTTAAGCCATTGCCTGTAGTTGTAGACCCACCTCAGCTTACATTTACAAAGGAAAACTATAATCAGGAACAAGAGATATACATCAAAGCCCTACCTGATACGAATGCGCTGAATGAATACGGATTTCTTTCTGTAATTTCCAGCGGAGGACTTGTTATTGAACTTTATAGATCAGTAACTATCTATGATACGAATGCTAAACACCTTTTCCTCACTGCCTCAAAATTTTATTCAGATATGGGCGGAATCCAAGGAGCAGATGTTAAATGTGCATTGGATTCTAATCATCCGTCAAAAGGAATTTACAAGGCTATGTTAGTTACACAATCAACAGCTTCTTTCAAAAGAATAGCATGTAAAACTTACGCATGTGATTCAAAGGAAGAAAATGAAAACTGGGTATTTCAGCCTCTAACAACTTACAACCGTTCTTCCGATGGCGTTGCAGTTTTTGATACGGATGATAGATCCCTAATAAAGGAAAATACCCTCCGCGGTTTCCCAGATGCAGGTATTATTTCGGAAGATATGGAAGGAGGATTCTGGACTGGATTAGGCGATGGGACTGTTCCCACTAAAGACTGGAGAGCCAACGAAGATCCAACCGGCTCAAGATCAACATGTAATAACTGGTCAGGTGAAAGCTATTATGTAAATGGATCATTGGGGCAAGCCGGTAACCTATCAGGTAGTTTTCTAAATGGTGGTGGGGGCAATTGTGTTAATGTAGAAAAACAATTTTCCTACCCCACTCAGCACCGCCTCCTTTGTATTGAGCAATAA